The genomic stretch GGCGACGGCAGCCGGATTTACGTCGGGCTCGAAAATGCTGATGGCATGGCCGCGATCGATACCATGACCAACAAGGTCATTTCGACGAGCCCTGTCGGTCAGGCGCCGCAGGCCATCAACTACGTTCCCAACGCCGTGCCCGAGGGAGACGGCACCGCTCACCTGCAGCCGCTGGGTGTCGCCGGCCAGGCCGTGCATCTGGCTTTGGGCGCAGTGCATTCAGGCAACACGGCGGAGGATAAGGCCGCGACCAGCGTTTCGCTGTTCGATCAAGGCCTGATCCAGATATTGCAGGCCTCGGTAACCGGGCTTGAACCGAAGCAGCCCTACGTCCTCGCGTTTGCCCGCGAGTTTGATGGAAAAGGGCCGCTCGAGCCGCTGTCGGCATTCATGACCAATCCGGCAGGCTCAGCGATCGTCAATGCCACCGGGCCGATCCGCCAAATCGTGCGCGGCGAGGACAAGACCCAGCGCCGCTATCTTGTGATCGCGCAGGGTCGCGCCGACAGTCCGGGCCCGATCGCACAGGTGCAGTTGCGATAGCGGCGTCGCGGCCCTTAAACAGGCCCAAGAAAGGGGATATATGATGACCGCAGCAGCAGCCATCAGGTTGACTGCAGCAATCCCGCGGATCGGCGCCACCACCAGCGGAGCCCTCGCATTTCCGGCCATCGGCAAGTCGCTCATGACAAAAATTTTGCTGATCGAGGACGACGATGAAACGGCACAAGAGGTTACCGCCGAGCTGGTCGAGCGTGGTTTCGACGTGGAATGGAGTGCTGATGGAACGGCAGGGCTGGCCTCGGCCCGTTCGTCATGCCCCGACGTCTTGATCGTGGATCGGATGCTGCCCGGCATGGACGGCCTCTCGATCATTGAGACACTGCGGCAGGAGCAGGTGCGCACCCCAGTGCTGGTTCTGAGCGCGTTGGGTGCGATCGACGACCGCGTGCGCGGATTGCGGGCGGGCGGCGACGATTATCTGACCAAGCCGTTCGCGATCCTCGAACTCGTGGCGCGGATCGAGGCGCTGCTGCGCCGGCCGGCGCAATCACGCGAGACCATCCTTCGCGTGGGGGCGCTGGAGCTCGACCTGATCGAGCGAACGGCCAGACGCGGCGCCCGCGAGATCGATTTGTTGCCGCGGGAATTTCGCCTGCTCGAATACATGATGCAACGCTGCGACCAGTTGCTGACGCGGGCCATGCTGCTCGAAGAAGTCTGGAACTACAAATTCGTGCCGGCGACCAATCTCGTGGACGTGCACATGGGCCGGCTGCGCCACAAAGTGGACGGCCCGGACGAAACACCCATGATCCACAATGTCCGCGGCGCCGGATTTATCCTGCGTACGCCGACCTGATGCCGTGCCACGCCATCCTCAGGACGGAGTGAGCGCATGATCTGGCCTGAACTCGTGCGCTCGACTTCGTTTCGCCGGGCGCTGGTGCTGGCGGCGGCGTTGACGGCGATCATCGTCGCGCTATTCGGCTTCGTCTACTGGAAAACCGACAGCTACCTGACGGCACGATCCGATCAGATGATCATGACGCAACTCAACGTCATTTCCCTGCTGTCGGATCAGCGCCTGCTGGACGCGATCGACGCGCATCTGAGGGAGGATTCGCGTGGTGTCCAGTTCGCCGGCTTGTTTGGAGCCGACGGAAGCCGCATTGCCGGCAACATCGCCAAGTTGCCGCCCGGCCTCAAAACCGGAACTCCGGCGCACCGCGTGCAGATCATGGCGATACGTGCGGCAAGCCTCGAAAATCAGGTGGTGCAGGGCGTGGCGCGGCAACTGCCGGATGGCGAGGTGCTGGTGATCGGGCGACTGGTCGATGAAACCGTCGATGTCGCCCGTGTCATCGGTCAGGCGCTCGGGCTTGGTCTGGTGTTTGCACTGGGCCTCTGCCTGGTGGCGGGCACGCTGGCGAGCCTTCGTGCAGCCAAGCGGGTCGAGGAGGTCAGCACGCGGGTTCAGCGCATCGTTGCCGGCGACCTGCACGAGCGGCTGCCCCAGAGCGACAACGGCGATCCGTTCTCGAAACTGGCCGCGATCGTCAACGGCATGCTCGACGAAATGGAAACCATGATCGATGCGCTCGCCGGCGTCGGCAACGACATTGCCCATGATTTGCGAACGCCGTTGACGCGCGCACGCCTGACCCTGGAACGCGGTCGCGCCAACGCGGTAACCCTCGAGCAGCTTCAGGCCACTGCCGACAAGACGATCACCGGCATCGATCAATCGCTGGCGATCGTCACCGCCTTGCTGCGGTTGGCGGAAATCGAGAACAGCCGGCGCTCCGCCGGCTTCGGTGTCGTTGCACTCGATCAATTGCTGCGCGAGGTCCGCGACATCTACGAACCGATTGCCGAAACCAAGGAGATCGCCCTGAAGGTTAAGGCCTCGCCGGAATTATCGGTCCATGGCGATCGCGACCTGTTGATCGAGGCGGTGGCCAACCTCGTCGACAACGCCATCAAGTTTACCCCGGTGGGCGGAAGGGTCGATATCGATCTGATCCGCGGCGAAGGTGAAAGCGTGATGCGCGTCAGCGATACCGGACGCGGTATCAGTGAAGGCGAACGCGACGCCGTATTGCGTCGCTTTTATCGCTCGGAAAAAGACCGGAATACCCCGGGCGTTGGCCTCGGTCTCAACCTGGTTGCCGCGATTGTGAAGTTGCACGGCTTTCGGCTGGCGATCTTTCCCGGTCCCGGTTGCCGGGTGGAAATAGCTTGTCCGGATCAAGTGCCGTGATCATGCGGTGAAATGCCGTCATGGTTCACTCCGGTGATGAGTTTCAACAACGGCACGATGCGGCGCCGTAGCAGCTGGAATCGATTATCAAGCGATTTAGGGTTGTGACGTTGCCTTGAGCGCGAGGCGTCGTTCCGGGCCAATCAATGGTTCCCGCTGGAACTCCTCCGAATCTTACGCGTTATCTCCAGCAACGGAGGTATCCCATGGCTGAGAAATTCGATCCGGCGCGGCACGACAAGCACGCCGCCAATCCCCGTGAGGCGCATGCGGCCGATCGGGAGATCCATGCGAAACTCGAGACCGGCCTGATGGACAGCTTTCCGGCCTCCGATCCCGTCAGCGCCACGCAACCGGCGCCGTCGAAACATGACCGCGATCGCTAACGGCGTTGCGTTGAGTTTGAGAGAACGGCCTCCGATGCGGAGGCCGTTCTTTTAAGTGGACACTCAATAATGCGGCGGCGGATCGTTTGCCGGGCCGGTCGCGTTGCTTTCCGCTTCCTGCACACGCTCCTTCAGCGCCGCGATCTGGCGCGTCAGCGCATCGATCTGCTGCCATTGCGCGGTGATGGTCAGGTTCAGCATCTCGATGGTCTCGTCCTGGAATGTCAGCCGCACCTCCAGCGCGTCGATGCGGTCGCTCAGCGCCTTCGCCTCACTCATCGGAAGCCCCGTCCGTTCCGCGCTCGCGCAAGCCGTGTCCCAGCGCGACGCGTTCGTCGAACACAAAACAGTCACCGCGCCAGCGGCTTTGGTCTTCCGGCACGCCCTCCAGATATCGCAGGATGCCGCCCTTGAGATGATAGACCTCGGCAAAGCCGCGCGAGAGCAGATAGGCGCTGGCTTTTTCACATCTGATACCGCCGGTGCAGAACATCGCGATCTTCCGGTGCTTTGCCGGATCGAGATGTCGGGCGGTAAATTCCTTGAACTGGCCAAAGCTCCGGATGCCTGGATCGACCGCGCCTTCAAAGGTCCCCATCGCGACCTCGAAGGCGTTGCGGGTATCGATCACGAGCGTGTCGGGGGCCGCGATCAGCGCGTTCCAGTCGGCGGGATCGACATAGGTGCCGACCTGTTTCGTCGGATCGACCTCCGCATCGCCGAGCGTGACGATTTCCTTCTTCAGCCGCACCTTCATATGCCCAAACGGCATGGTCGAGCTGGACGAGAATTTCAGCTCGAGGTTGTCGAGCCGGCCGCCGAACAGGGGGCCATGTTGCAACTCGCCCACGAACGCATCGATGGCCTCCGGCGTGCCGGCAACCGTGCCGTTGATGCCCTCCGGCGCCAGCAGTACGCTGCCCTTCAGCCCAAGGCGAACGCAGATTGCGTGCAGCGGCTCGCGCAACTCCCGGAAATCCGGGACCCGGGCAAATTGATAGAAGGCGGCGACCTTGTGGGGCATCCCGGGGGTTTATCAGCCAGCCAGGGCAGGGGAAACCCCACAAAACAGGGATCATTCCAGCGTTTACCAAGCAGGGCTGGGGCGCCAATTCTCTGGTATGCCAGCCATTGCCCTGCCCGGGATGAATGTGTCATGTAACCCCGTTTCCGCAGGGGCAAACGCAGCAAAAACAACGGTCAAGTGAGCAATCTGTCATGAGGAATTTCCATTTCGCCGGCCGTTCGACGGTCCACACCCAGAACGCGATGGTGGCGACGTCGCATCCGGCGGCGGCGCTGGTGGCGGTCGACGTGATGCGCGCCGGCGGTACCGCCGTGGACGCTGCGATCGCGGCCTCCGCGCTGCTGGCGGTGATCGAGCCGCAATCGACCGGGATCGGCGGCGACTGCTTCGCGTTGGTGCAGCCCAAAGGCGAGGGCAAGATCACAGCCTATAACGGCTCGGGCCGCGCGCCGATGGCGGCAACGGCCGATTGGTATCTGGAACGCAAGATCCATTCGGTGCCGCTGACGTCGGCGCATGCAGTCAGCATTCCCGGCGCCATCGATGCCTGGGACACGCTGCTGCGCGATCATGGCAAGCTCGGTTTCGACACTTTGCTGCAGCCCGCGATCAAGGCCGCGGAAGAAGGCTACATCGTCGCCCCGCGCATCGCCTTCGACTGGAAGAACGGCTTTGACAAGCTGAAGAACGGCACCAACACCGCGCGCTATCTGCTGCCGCATGGCAGGCCCGCGGTCGCCGGCGACGTGATCCATCAGCCCGAACTCGGCAAGACGCTGCGCGCGATCGCCAAGGGCGGCCGCGATGCGTTCTACAGCGGCGAGATTGCCGCCGACATGGTCGATACCCTGCGCGGCATCGGCGGTCTGCACACGCTGGAAGATTTCGCCGCGCATTCGACCGAGACCACGTCGCCGATCGGCACCATCTATAAGGGCCACGACGTCTGGCAGTGCCCGCCGAACGGCCCGGGCATTACCATGCTGGTCATGCTGAACATCCTCTCCCGCTTCGACCTGACGAAGTTTCCGGCGCTCAGCGTCGAACGCTTCCACCTCGAAGCTGAGGCGGCGCGGATCGCCTACATGATGCGCGAGCAATATATCGGCGATCCCCAGCAGGTTCACGTCGACGTCGCCGGCATTCTGGCAAAGGAATTCGCCGACGAGCATATCAGCAAGATCCGGATGGACGGGCTGCTTGATCTACCCAACGTCGCGCCGCCGATGAATCCGTCGACCGTCTATATCACCGTGGTCGACAAGGACCGCAACGTTTGCTCGTTCATCAACTCGATCGCGCACTCCTTCGGTTCGGCGATCGTGTCGAACAAGACCGGCATTCTGCTGCAGAATCGCGCCGGCGGCTTCCGTATCCAGCCCGGCCATCCCAATTGCATCGCGCCGGGCAAGCGGCCGCTTCATACGATCATCCCGAGCCTTGCGACCAAAAACGGCCGCGCGGTGATGCCGTTCGGCGTGATGGGCGGGCAGTATCAGCCGGTCGGCCAGACCCATGTGCTGACCAACATGCTGGACTACGGCTGCGACGTGCAGGAAGCGATCGATATGCCGCGCGGTTTGCATTACGAGGGCGTCTACCAGCTCGAGGACAGCGTGCCGGCCGACATTGTTGAGGGCCTGAAAAAGATCGGGCACAAGACCACCAGCGTGGTCGGCCCGCTCGGCGGCGGCCAGGCGATCTGGATCGACTGGGACAAGGGCACGCTGACCGGCGGTTCCGATCCGCGCAAGGATGGCTGCGCGCTGGGGTATTGAGGCGTCGCTGTTTTCTGCCCGTTGATCACTTGAAAATGGCTATGGAAATAGCCCGCTCTGGGCTAGAGACATCCGTCCTTTAGAAGGGGTGCCCAATATGCGATCTTCCCGACGCACGATCATCAAAACCAGCTTTGCCGCGATAGCGGCAGCGGTTTCAACGCCCGTTGTTATTGCCACGATGGCATCAGCCCAGACCGCAGGAAAACCCATGACCACAGCATCAGGTTTGCAGATCATCGACAGCACTGTCGGCACCGGCGCTTCGCCGAAACCCGGCCAGACCTGCGTCATGCATTACACCGGCTGGCTCTACGAAAACGGCGTGAAGGGCAAGAAATTCGACTCTTCCGTCGACCGCAACGAGCCGTTCGAATTTCCGATCGGGCAGCACAGGGTGATCGCCGGCTGGGACGAGGGCGTCGCCACCATGAAGGTCGGCGGCAAGCGCACGCTGATCATCCCGCCCGCGCTCGGCTACGGCGCCCGCGGCGCCGGCGGCGTGATCCCGCCCAACGCGACGCTGATGTTCGATGTCGAATTGCTCGCAGTGAAATAAGCGCCGCGAGGGAAGGGAGCGCGTATTGTGAAGGTCTCCATCCTCGACGACTATTTCGACACGCTGCGCACCCTCGACTGCTTTCGCAAGCTCGACGGCCATGACGTCACGATCTGGAACGATCACCTCCAGGATGTTGACGCGCTGGCGGACCGCCTGCGCGACACCGAAGCGCTGGTGCTGATCCGCGAGCGGACGCAAATCCGCACGCCACTTCTGGAGCGGTTGCCGAAGCTGAAGCTGATCAGCCAGCGCAGCGTCTATCCCCATATCGACATCGACACCTGCACCCGGCTCGGCATCGTCGTGTCGTCGGGCCAGCACGCCGATACGCCGTCCTATGCCACCGCCGAATTCACCTGGGGCCTGATCCTCTCGGCGATGCGCGCGATCCCGCAGCAGATGGCGGCGCTGAAGGCCGGCAAATGGCAGATCGGTGTCGGCCACACCTTGCGCGGCAAGACGCTCGGCATCTACGGCTACGGGCGGATCGGCGCGGTCGTTGCCGGTTACGGCAAGGCGTTCGGCATGAAGGTGCTGGTATGGGCGCGGGAAGCAGCACTGGCGAAAGCGCGCGCCGACGGTTACGAGACCGCCAGCAGCAAGGCAGACTTCTTCGAGCGATGCGATGTGCTCTCGCTGCATATGCGGCTGGTCGACGCCACCCGCGGCATCGTCAAGGCGGACGATCTCGCGCGCATGAAGCCGACGGCGCTCCTGGTCAATACCAGCCGCGCGCCGCTGATCGAGCCGAACGCACTGGTCAATGCACTGCGGGCCGGGCGGCCCGGCATGGCGGCGGTGGACGTTTACGAGAAGGAACCGCTGCGCGACGTCAACGATCCCCTGCTGACCATGGACAACGTCGTTTGCACCCCGCATCTCGGCTACGTCTCGCGCGACGAATACGAAATCCAGTTCACCGACATTTTCGACCAGATCGTGGCTTGCGCCGCGGGCACACCGACGAATGTCGTCAATCCGGATGTGATGGGCAACCGGCGGTGAGACTCCCTCGCCCCGCTTGAGACTCCCTCGCCCCGCTTGCGGGGAGAGGGCTGGGGTGAGGGGGACTCTCCGCAAATTCGGATTCGCGGATAGTCCCCCTCACCCGAAGCCTTCGGCTTCGACCTCGCCCGCAAGCGGAGCGAGGTAACAAAAGAGACCGGCCCAAACGGACCGGTCTCTTTGATTGCAATCGAACCAGCGCCGATCAGAGGTTCTTGTTCGCCGCGGCAGCCGCCTTGTTGGCGGCGTCTTTCGTCGCTTCCTTGGCGTCGCCGACGGCCTTCTGGCCCTTGCCCTTCACTTCCTGAATCACGCCTTCGCCCTGCAGGCGATCGGAACCGGTGGCTTCGCCGATGCCCTGCTTGGCCTTGCCGATTGCCTCGTTGGTCGCGCCTTTGATCTTGTCTGCGGTTGCGCCCATGGGAACTCTCCTTTGTTAAGCGTCGACAGGACAAGCCTCGTATGCGCCGATCGTTCCTTTATTCGTCTGGTCTGCGATCACGGTTTTATGTACCGTTCGCGAATGAACATTTCAGCGAAAGCAGCATGATGTCAGGCTCTCACGATCACACCCATTCCGGTCATTCCCGCGGCGATCATTCCCACGATCACGACGAGCGCTGGAAGCATGACGGCGTCCGCGTCATTCCCGGCAATCAGCTCGATCCCAACGTGCCGTCGACTGCGGGCATGGACCGCAAGGCCGCGATCAACTTCGCGCGCGTCGGGGCGCAGAAATTATGGGCGGGCACGGTCACCATCAGGCCCGACGCCAAGACCGGCGCGCATCATCACGGCCATCTCGAAAGCATCATCTATGTCGTGAAGGGCAAGGCGCGGATGCGCTGGGGCGAGCAGCTGCAGTTCACCGCGGAAGCGGGTCCCGGCGATTTCATTTTCGTGCCGCCTTACGTGCCGCATCAGGAGATCAATGCCAGCCGCGACGAGACGCTCGAATGCGTGCTGGTGCGCAGCGACGGCGAGGCAGTCGCGATCAATCTCGACATCGAGCCGGTGGAGAAGCCGGAGACCGTGCTCTGGGTCGACCCGGTGCACAGGGACCCGGCGGAGAAGAAGTAGGGGCGTCTATCCGCCGGCCACGCTTAAGCGTCGCCGGCGGAATCGCATGCGGGATCCGTCGTCTGCCTCAGTCCCGTTTTATCGTGACCAGCGTAATGTCATTCATCAGGCTGTTGGCCAGCAGGAAATTGCCGTCGCGCGTGACCGACGTGTTGCGCACGATGTTTCCGCCGCCGGGGATCGCCCAGCTCTGGAATTTTTCGGTCTTGGGATCGAAGCGCACCACGGTATTCGGGGTCGAGCCGGACTCGCTATACCAGATGATATCGTTGATCGCCGAGATGCCATACGGCTCCGACTTCGGCCCGCTCGGCGACTGCCATTCCGTCACCTTGCCGGTCGCCGGATCAAGACGGCCGAGATAACCGCGCGCATAGTCGGAGTACCACACGATGTCGTCGCTCGTGATCGTGATGCGGCGCGGTCGCGATGCCGCATCCGGCAGCCGGTACTCGCGAAATTCCATCGTCTTTGGATCGATGCTGCCGACCTGGTTGGTGCCGAACTCCACGAAGAAAATGTTGCCTTTCGAATTCAACGCCATGCCGTAGGGGCGCGAATTGGCGGTCGGTGGCGTGAGCAGCTTGATCTCGCCGCTCTCCGGGTCAAGACGACCGATCCGGTTGAGGTTCTGCATCGTGAACCACAGGATTCCGTTTTTGTCGAAGATGAGCGTATGCGGATCGCCCTGCTCCGGGGTCGGGTATTCGGTGTCGGCTCCGGTCTTCGGGTCGAGCTTTCCGATCAGGGATCCGGTGTTGCCGGTGTACCAGATGTTGCCGTCATGATCCTCCTGCAGCCCGTGCGGTCCGGAGTGCGGCGTCTTGAGCTTGAATTCCGTGAATTTGCCGGTCGCGGGATCCAGCCGGCCGAGCACGTTGGCCAATTGGCCGGTGTACCAGAGCGCACCGTCCTTCGTTGCCAACGGGTCATGCGGTCGCGAGCCCGGGGTGGGGACCTGCCATTTCTGGAACGAAACCTCGGCCGGTCCCGGAATGACCACGCCGTCGGGCTTGCCCTTTTCCGGGAAGCTCTGGATCAGGTAGGCCTTGAGCGGCTCGATCTGATCAGCCGGCAGCGGAGCGCCTTGATTGACCATCATCCGCAGCACGGTGCTCCAGCCGTTCGCCGTATAGCCCGAACCCACGCGGCTCAACAACGTATGGCAGATGTTGCAATTGGCCTCGGCTAACTCCTTGCCGGGTCCGTCGGGCAGCTGTTGGCCGATCGCGGGAAATCCGGAGCAGAGCAGCGCAGTCGTCAAAACCGCGCACGATGTTTTGAACATAATTCCTCCCTGAGTTTCGCGCACTACGGTGTCCCGCTGCGCATCAATTCGCTCCTTCATGCCGGATTTTTCCGGCCAGGCGGCCGCCAAGACTAAGCCGTCTTCCCGAGCGCAGGCTCGCGCTGTTTTGGCGGCCTTGTTCACAAAATCGTGGGTCCATCCGACATTGTGGAATGGAGCGACGCGCGCTTGCGTCGGTTCGCTCGCAAACAAGCGCGCGGGCTGCTATCGTGCCGGCAGCAACACCGGACGAGGAATCCGGGAGCGAAAGGGAGAGCAGTTATGACTGGTTCGAAGCATCCGCTGCCACGGCGCGCGGTGATCAAGGGCATCGGCGTGGGTGTGGCCGCCGGGATGACGGGCGCCATGCCGGTGCAGGCCGCGACCGCGGATGCCCCCGCCGGCGGAGAAATCTGGAGCAGCGAATACTGGGCCAAGAAGGGCGATATTCCGCTGTGGATATATCGCAAGCGGCTCGGCGCGCCCAAGGCCGGCGAGCCGGCACGGCCGGTCCTGTTCTTCGTCCATGGCTCGTCGGTGACATCCAGGACGTTCGATCTCAACGTGCCTGGGCACGGCGAATATTCGGTCATGAACGAATTCGCCCGCTACGGTTTTGACTGCTGGACCATGGATCACGAGAATTACGGCAAGTCGGGCCGCACGTCCGGCAATGCCGATATCGCCAGCGGCGTCGAGGATCTCAAGGTCGCCGTCGAAGTCGTCACCCGCGAAACCGGCCAGAAGAAGTTTCATTTCCTCGGCGAGTCCTCCGGCGCACTGCGCGCCGGCGCCTATGCCATGGCGGCGCCCGAGCACATCGACCGGCTGGTGTTCGCAGCCTTCACCTACAAGGGCGAGGGATCGCCGACCCTGACCAAGCGCGCCGAGCAGCTTGAATATTATCGCTCGCACAACATGCGCAAACGCGACCGCGAGATGATCAGATCAATCGCGACCCGCGACAAGCCCGGCACCTCCGATCCCGCCGCCATTGAGGCGCTGGCGGACGCCGAGATGGTGTTCGGCGACCAGATCCCGACCGGCACCTATCTCGACATGACCGCCAATCTGCCGGTGGTCCACCCGGAGAAGGTGCTGGCGCCGGTGCTGCTGGTGCGCGGCGAATATGACGGCATCGCCACCGTCGCCGACCTCGAGGAATTCTATAACAAGCTACCGAGCGGCGACCGCCAGTTCATCATCCTGCCCGGCACCGCCCATTCGGTGACGCTGGCGACCAACCGGCAATTGTTCTGGCACGTCACGCGGGCGTTTCTGACGATGCCGACCCCGATTGCGACGTGAGGGTTCGGCCGGCCTCTCAACGTCATTGCGAGCGTAGCGAAGCAATCCATCGTGCAGCAAGGAAGAATGGATTGCTTCGTCGCGAGTGCTCCTCGCAATGACGGTTGCCCTGCTTAAAGCCGGGCATGACGGCTCGCTCTAGTAGCTGATCCGCAGTCCGACGCCGCCGTGGATGGTATTGCCGACCGGCTGCGGGCCGGCGGTGCCGTTGACGAAGAGGTCGGCGATCCAGCCATTGGTGATCCGGAAGCCGAGGCGGCCGCCATATTCGAACCAGCTCTGGTTACCGATCGTCGGCACCACCAGGCCATCGCCGGTGACGGTGGCGACAATGCCGGAATGCGTGGCAAAGGATTGCACGAACCCGCCATTGATATTGGCCTCGACGCTGGAGCCGAACAGATGCGTCCATTGCCCGCCGACCTTGACCAGGTTGGTTCGATCGGTGCCGCCGGCGATCGAGGCATCGAACGGGTTGAACGCGGCGGCGGGATCCGTGTAGCCCTTGACCCGCTGCCATAGCTGCCAGACCTCGACGGAGGCTGCGACTTCATCGCGAGGCGACAGCCGGCTGATCCAGCCCGCACGGCCATAGGCGCCGTAATTGTCTGCCGTTGTCTGGCTATCCAGCGACACCGCCCCGAGGCTCGTCATATAGCCGCGGCGATAGCGCACTTTCTCATAGGGGGTGAGGATCGCCCCGATATCGAAGAACGGCCGCGACGAGCCCCAGTCGACGAAATCATAGCGCAGCGCGAACGCACCGATCGGCGCGCTGGCGACGCTGTAGCCGCCCTCGCTGTATTGGGTGTAGGCGATGCCCGCCAGCAGCGACAGATTGGCGGTCAGGCTCTTGCGGCCGTGGATGCCGGCCGAAAACGATCCGGCCGAGCCGAATGCGCTGACGCAATCGCTGCAATTGACCTGTTCGTTGACCCCGAGCAGCACCGAGCCGAGCACGCGATTGGTGATCATCTGGTTGAAGCGTTGCTTGGCCAGATCGTTGATCGATCCCCCGCTGGAATCCGAGCCGGTCGGAGTAGGGGTCGGAGTAGGGGTGGGTGTCGGCGTTGGAGTAGGCGTCGGGGTTGGTGTTGGCGTCGCGCCACACTCGGTACAATCGCCATTCACAACGGTGTCTCCCGCCGCAAACGCAGGCGTCGGCTGGATCTGAACCAGCAAAAGCCAGATTGCGGCGAGTGCGGCCGACGCTAACAGGCAGCGGATGAATCTTGCCATCGTCAGCGCCCGCACAGCATGCCGGTGGGATCGTCGTCGACGGCCGGTATCACGGCCGGCGTTGCGTCGGCATATTGGCTGGTGCTGCAAAGCCCGGGCGTCCCGCCGCAATTGGATGCGAAGCTCCAGGGGACGTTGTTGGCTTTTACAATCGTGATCTTGCCGCCGTTCGAGGTGATGACCGCGGTTTCGCCGGGCTCTGTCAGCTCGATGCATTGAAAGGTGACGGTGCAGACGGTCGCGGCACCCTCCTGCAGCTTGATGGTGCTCTTGCCCCGCTGCGCCAGGATATCGAGGATGGTGCCGCGGACGCCGATGGTCGCGAGCGGCGTCGTGATCTTGTAGGCGGCCTTTTGCGAATTTCCGGTGACGAAGCGAAAGGCGCCCGATGTCAACTTCACCGCGACGTCACGATAATGGTGTTCGTCGTCAAACACGGTGCGGTCGAGCGTGATCGTCGCATTCGGACCGAGCGACAAATTGGTGCTGTCGGCCATCACCAGCCGCGTTGCGCTGTCGAGGCCGGTACGCACGACTTCGTCCCGCAACAGGCTATCGCCGACATTGATCTGGGTGGTTGCCGATGCCGCCACGCGGACGACTTCATTCTTGACGACAGCGGCTTCGCCGACGCGGGTTTGCGCGTGAACGGGACTTGCCATCAGCGCGACTACGAAACTGAACGCAAATGCAGAAAGAAAGCAGTGACGCGAATTCATTTCATTACCGATCGATCTATCCCGACATCGTACCGGATCGCGTGTGCATGCGATGTGGCAGATTTATCACAAGCAGCGCCTTACTAGCTCGATGGTTAGTGGCAACGAAACCAAGATGCGTTCAATGCGATGGACATAAAAATCCGCTCCGCTCACACTTGAGTTTGTCCGTAATTCCATTGATCCGTGAGCATCGTGCGCGAATCACCTTCTGTTCTCCGTCGTTCGGCCGCGCACACCGCGATTATTGCGGGAGTTATTTTTTTCATCGCGCATTTCGCGATGCTGATCGGCCTGACCACGCCGGAGAAATTCTATTTCGACGAGGTGCATTATGTGCCGGCGGCGCGGCAGTTGCTCGAGCCTGTGATGCCGACACCGATGCTCAACCCGATGCATCCGCCGCTGGCAAAGCAGCTGATCGCGCTGTCGATCCATTCGTTCGGCGACGGGCCGCTGGGCTGGCGTTATCCGGGCGTGCTGTTCGGATCGCTCGCTATTGTCGCGGTGTATCTGTGCGGCCTGGCGCTGTTTGCAGCCCAGGGACCTGCGATCGCCGCCAGCCTGCTCGCCTTTTTCAACCAGATGCTGTTCGTGCAGTCGCGGATCGCGATGCTGGATATTT from Bradyrhizobium sp. Ash2021 encodes the following:
- a CDS encoding D-2-hydroxyacid dehydrogenase family protein, producing the protein MKVSILDDYFDTLRTLDCFRKLDGHDVTIWNDHLQDVDALADRLRDTEALVLIRERTQIRTPLLERLPKLKLISQRSVYPHIDIDTCTRLGIVVSSGQHADTPSYATAEFTWGLILSAMRAIPQQMAALKAGKWQIGVGHTLRGKTLGIYGYGRIGAVVAGYGKAFGMKVLVWAREAALAKARADGYETASSKADFFERCDVLSLHMRLVDATRGIVKADDLARMKPTALLVNTSRAPLIEPNALVNALRAGRPGMAAVDVYEKEPLRDVNDPLLTMDNVVCTPHLGYVSRDEYEIQFTDIFDQIVACAAGTPTNVVNPDVMGNRR
- a CDS encoding response regulator transcription factor; the protein is MTKILLIEDDDETAQEVTAELVERGFDVEWSADGTAGLASARSSCPDVLIVDRMLPGMDGLSIIETLRQEQVRTPVLVLSALGAIDDRVRGLRAGGDDYLTKPFAILELVARIEALLRRPAQSRETILRVGALELDLIERTARRGAREIDLLPREFRLLEYMMQRCDQLLTRAMLLEEVWNYKFVPATNLVDVHMGRLRHKVDGPDETPMIHNVRGAGFILRTPT
- a CDS encoding FKBP-type peptidyl-prolyl cis-trans isomerase; amino-acid sequence: MRSSRRTIIKTSFAAIAAAVSTPVVIATMASAQTAGKPMTTASGLQIIDSTVGTGASPKPGQTCVMHYTGWLYENGVKGKKFDSSVDRNEPFEFPIGQHRVIAGWDEGVATMKVGGKRTLIIPPALGYGARGAGGVIPPNATLMFDVELLAVK
- a CDS encoding SlyX family protein, encoding MSEAKALSDRIDALEVRLTFQDETIEMLNLTITAQWQQIDALTRQIAALKERVQEAESNATGPANDPPPHY
- the ggt gene encoding gamma-glutamyltransferase, producing MRNFHFAGRSTVHTQNAMVATSHPAAALVAVDVMRAGGTAVDAAIAASALLAVIEPQSTGIGGDCFALVQPKGEGKITAYNGSGRAPMAATADWYLERKIHSVPLTSAHAVSIPGAIDAWDTLLRDHGKLGFDTLLQPAIKAAEEGYIVAPRIAFDWKNGFDKLKNGTNTARYLLPHGRPAVAGDVIHQPELGKTLRAIAKGGRDAFYSGEIAADMVDTLRGIGGLHTLEDFAAHSTETTSPIGTIYKGHDVWQCPPNGPGITMLVMLNILSRFDLTKFPALSVERFHLEAEAARIAYMMREQYIGDPQQVHVDVAGILAKEFADEHISKIRMDGLLDLPNVAPPMNPSTVYITVVDKDRNVCSFINSIAHSFGSAIVSNKTGILLQNRAGGFRIQPGHPNCIAPGKRPLHTIIPSLATKNGRAVMPFGVMGGQYQPVGQTHVLTNMLDYGCDVQEAIDMPRGLHYEGVYQLEDSVPADIVEGLKKIGHKTTSVVGPLGGGQAIWIDWDKGTLTGGSDPRKDGCALGY
- a CDS encoding ATP-binding protein; translation: MIWPELVRSTSFRRALVLAAALTAIIVALFGFVYWKTDSYLTARSDQMIMTQLNVISLLSDQRLLDAIDAHLREDSRGVQFAGLFGADGSRIAGNIAKLPPGLKTGTPAHRVQIMAIRAASLENQVVQGVARQLPDGEVLVIGRLVDETVDVARVIGQALGLGLVFALGLCLVAGTLASLRAAKRVEEVSTRVQRIVAGDLHERLPQSDNGDPFSKLAAIVNGMLDEMETMIDALAGVGNDIAHDLRTPLTRARLTLERGRANAVTLEQLQATADKTITGIDQSLAIVTALLRLAEIENSRRSAGFGVVALDQLLREVRDIYEPIAETKEIALKVKASPELSVHGDRDLLIEAVANLVDNAIKFTPVGGRVDIDLIRGEGESVMRVSDTGRGISEGERDAVLRRFYRSEKDRNTPGVGLGLNLVAAIVKLHGFRLAIFPGPGCRVEIACPDQVP
- a CDS encoding rhodanese-related sulfurtransferase, producing MPHKVAAFYQFARVPDFRELREPLHAICVRLGLKGSVLLAPEGINGTVAGTPEAIDAFVGELQHGPLFGGRLDNLELKFSSSSTMPFGHMKVRLKKEIVTLGDAEVDPTKQVGTYVDPADWNALIAAPDTLVIDTRNAFEVAMGTFEGAVDPGIRSFGQFKEFTARHLDPAKHRKIAMFCTGGIRCEKASAYLLSRGFAEVYHLKGGILRYLEGVPEDQSRWRGDCFVFDERVALGHGLRERGTDGASDE